One part of the Osmerus mordax isolate fOsmMor3 chromosome 18, fOsmMor3.pri, whole genome shotgun sequence genome encodes these proteins:
- the LOC136961877 gene encoding zinc transporter ZIP4-like, translating to MITLGDGIHNFADGLAIGAAFSVSWRSGLASSLAVLCHELPHELGDFAILLQSGVSVRRALMLNVGCAMTSFGGLYLALSIATDAATKQWIAAVTTGMFLYVGLADMLPTMVHVDSRHPWLMFFLQNVGLLTGWSILLLLSLYEDRIHF from the exons ATGATCACCCTGGGTGATGGCATCCACAACTTTGCAGACGGGCTGGCTATCGGAGCAGCCTTCTCTGTGTCCTGGAGGTctggcctggcctcctccctggccGTGCTCTGCCACGAGCTGCCCCACGAGCTGG gggactTTGCCATCCTGCTCCAGAGTGGTGTGTCGGTGCGCAGGGCGCTGatgctgaacgtgggctgtgccatGACATCGTTCGGGGGGCTGTACCTCGCCCTCTCCATAGCAACTGACGCCGCCACCAAGCAGTGGATCGCCGCGGTTACCACCGGGATGTTCCTCTACGTGGGATTGGCTGATATG ctcCCCACCATGGTCCATGTGGACAGCCGTCACCCCTGGCTGATGTTCTTCCTGCAGAACGTTGGACTGCTGACCGGCTGGAGCATACTGCTACTGCTGTCTCTCTACGAAGACCGCATAcacttctaa
- the LOC136961870 gene encoding E3 ubiquitin-protein ligase TRIM39-like, which yields MASCSSLLSEDQFLCSICLDVFTDPVSIPCGHNFCKACITNYWDNSDLCQCPMCKEKFYRRPELRVNTFISEMAAQFRTSVKNKPNSQYLRPARSGEVSCDICTGTKLKALKSCLVCLASYCETHLEPHQRVAALKKHKLMDPVENLEDRMCPKHERPLELFCRTDQMCVCLMCTRTDHKTHDTVTLEEEYRPKKNDLGKMMAEMKQMTEERSKKVQGIKLSVETSKRDAEREISDSVQVFTSLVRSIERSQAELIEVMEEKQKAAEKQAEGLIQHLEQEITELKRRSTELEQLSHTEDHLHLLQSCPSLSTPPHTKDWSEISVHSGLSVGAVRRAVSQLQETLNKEMEKLSDTELKRIQQYAVDVTLDPDTAHPKIILSEDGKQVRHGDRRQDLPDNPERFDCCVNVLGKQGFSSGWFYYEVQVEGKTRWDLGVARESINRKGAITVTPNNGYWTVRLRNGDEYWAPAGPPVLLSLRQKPQKVGVFVDYEEGLVSFYDVEARSHIYSFTGCTFTEKLYPYFVPCLNDVGENAAPLIITPVTQ from the coding sequence ATGGCTTCCTGCAGCAGCCTCCTGTCTGAAGATCAGTTCCTGTGTTCTATATGTCTGGATGTGTTCACTGATCCTGTCTCTATTCCATGTGGACACAACTTCTGCAAGGCCTGTATCACCAATTACTGGGACAACAGTGACCTGTGTCAATGTCCCATGTGCAAGGAGAAGTTCTATAGGAGACCTGAGCTTCGTGTCAATACTTTCATCTCTGAGATGGCTGCTCAGTTCAGGACGTCAGTGAAAAATAAACCCAACAGCCAATACCTACGACCAGCCAGATCTGGAGAAGTGTCATGTGACATCTGTACTGGTACCAAGCTCAAGGCCCTGAAGTCCTGTTTGGTGTGTCTGGCCTCTTACTGTGAGACTCACCTGGAGCCTCATCAGAGAGTTGCAGCCTTGAAGAAACACAAGTTGATGGACCCtgtggagaacctggaggacaggatgtgtCCGAAGCATGAGAGACCCCTGgagctgttctgtaggactgaccagatgtgtgtttgtctcatgTGCACGAGAACAGACCATAAGACCCATGACACTGTCACTTTAGAGGAAGAGTACAGACCAAAAAAGAATGATCTGGGGAAGATGATGGCTGAGATGAAGCAGATGACGGAAGAAAGATCTAAGAAGGTTCAGGGGATCAAACTCTCAGTAGAGACCAgcaagagagatgcagagagagagatatcagacagtgttcaggtctTCACTTCTCTGGTGCGCTCCATTGAGAGAAGTCAGGCTGAGCTCAttgaggtgatggaggagaagcagaaagcagcagagaaacaggctgaAGGGTTGATTCAACATCTGGAGCAGGAGATCACtgagctgaagaggagaagcactgagctggagcagctctcacacactgaggaccacctccacctgctgcaGAGCTGCCCATCCCtgagcacccctccacacaccaaggactggtctgagatcagtgtCCACAGTGGACTGAGTgtgggggcagtgaggagagcTGTGTCTCAGCTGCAGGAGACACTcaataaagagatggagaagctgTCTGACACTGAACTGAAGAGGATTCAGCAGTATGCAGTGGATGTGACTCTGGACCCTGATACAGCACATCCCAAAATCATCCTGTCTGAGGATGGGAAACAagtgagacatggagacagaaggCAGGATCTCCCTGACAACCCAGAGAGGTTTGATTGTTGTGTCAATGTCCTGGGAAAGCAGGGCTTCTCCTCAGGGTGGTTCTACTATgaggtgcaggttgaggggaagaCTAGGTGGGATCTGGGAGTAGCCAGAGAGTCCATCAACAGGAAGGGGGCGATCACAGTGACTCCTAACAATGGATACTGGACTGTACGGCTGAGGAATGGAGATGAGTACTGGGCTCCGGctggcccccctgtcctcctctccctgagacagaagccccagaaggtgggggtgtttgtggactATGAGGAGGGTCTGGTCTCCTTTTATGATGTGGAGGCCAGGTCTCATATCTACTCTTTCACTGGCTGCACCTTCACTGAGAAACTGTATCCATATTTCGTTCCCTGTCTGAATGATGTAGGTGAAAACGCTGCCCCTCTGATCATCACTCCTGTCACACAATGA
- the LOC136961876 gene encoding E3 ubiquitin-protein ligase TRIM39-like, whose product MASCSSLLYEDQFLCSICLDVFTDPVTIPCGHNFCKACITKYWDNSDLCQCPMCKEKFYRRPELRVNTFISQMAAQFRKSVKNKPNSQYLRPARSGEVSCDICTGTKLKALKSCLVCLTSYCETHLEPHQRVAALKKHKLMDPVENLEDRMCQKHERPLELFCRTDQMCVCLMCTRTDHKTHDTVTLEEEFRPKNNDLGKMMAEMNQMIEERSKKVQEIKLSVETSKRDADREISDSVQVFTALVRSIERSQAELIEVMEEKQKAAEKQAEGLIQDLEQEITELKRRSTELEQLSHTEDHLHLLQSFPSLSTPPHTKNWSEISVHSGLSVGAVRRAVSQLQETLNKEMEKQPEVKLKRIQQYAVDVTLDPDTAHPKIILSEDGKQVRFGDIRQDLPDNPERFDRCPCVLGKQGFSSGWFYYEVQVEGKTEWDLGVVRESINRKGAISVTPNNVYWIVRLRNGDEYKALPGPSVLLSLRQKPQKVGVFVDYEEGLVSFYDVEARSHIYSFTGCTFTEKLYPLFSPSLNDGGKNSVPLIITPVTQ is encoded by the coding sequence ATGGCTTCCTGCAGCAGTCTCCTGTATGAAGATCAGTTCCTGTGTTCTAtctgtctggatgtgttcaCTGATCCTGTCACTATTCCATGTGGACACAACTTCTGCAAGGCCTGTATCACCAAGTACTGGGACAACAGTGACCTGTGTCAATGTCCCATGTGCAAGGAGAAGTTCTATAGGAGACCTGAGCTTCGTGTCAACACTTTCATCTCTCAGATGGCTGCTCAGTTCAGGAAGTCAGTGAAAAATAAACCCAACAGCCAATACCTACGACCAGCCAGATCTGGAGAAGTGTCATGTGACATCTGTACTGGTACCAAGCTCAAGGCCCTGAAgtcctgtctggtgtgtctgacCTCTTACTGTGAGACTCACCTGGAGCCTCATCAGAGAGTTGCAGCCTTGAAGAAACACAAGTTGATGGACCCtgtggagaacctggaggacaggatgtgtCAGAAGCATGAGAGACCCCTGgagctgttctgtaggactgaccagatgtgtgtttgtctcatgTGCACGAGAACAGACCATAAGACCCATGACACTGTCACTTTAGAGGAAGAGTTCAGACCAAAAAATAATGATCTGGGGAAGATGATGGCTGAGATGAACCAGATGATTGAAGAAAGATCTAAGAAGGTTCAGGAGATCAAACTCTCAGTAGAGACCAGCAAGAGAGATGCAGATAGAGAGATatcagacagtgttcaggtctTCACTGCTCTGGTGCGCTCCATTGAGAGAAGCCAGGCTGAGCTCAttgaggtgatggaggagaagcagaaagcagcagagaaacaggctgaAGGGTTGATTCAAGATCTGGAGCAGGAGATCACtgagctgaagaggagaagcactgagctggagcagctctcacacactgaggaccacctccacctgctccagagctTCCCATCCCtgagcacccctccacacaccaagaactggtctgagatcagtgtCCACAGTGGACTGAGTgtgggggcagtgaggagagcTGTGTCTCAGCTGCAGGAGACACTcaataaagagatggagaagcagCCTGAAGTCAAGCTGAAGAGGATTCAGCAGTATGCAGTGGATGTGACTCTGGACCCTGATACAGCACATCCCAAAATCATCCTGTCTGAGGATGGGAAACAAGTGAGATTTGGAGACATAAGGCAGGATCTCCCTGACAACCCAGAGAGGTTTGATCGTTGTCCCTGTGTCCTGGGAAAGCAGGGCTTCTCCTCAGGGTGGTTCTACTATgaggtgcaggttgaggggaagaCTGAGTGGGATCTGGGAGTGGTCAGAGAGTCCATCAACAGGAAGGGGGCGATCTCAGTGACTCCTAACAATGTATACTGGATTGTACGGCTGAGGAATGGAGATGAGTACAAGGCTCTGCCtggcccctctgtcctcctctccctgagacagaagccccagaaggtgggggtgtttgtggactATGAGGAGGGTCTGGTCTCCTTTTATGATGTGGAGGCCAGGTCTCATATCTACTCTTTCACTGGCTGCACCTTCACTGAGAAACTCTATCCACTCTTCAGTCCCAGTCTGAATGATGGAGGTAAAAACTCTGTCCCTCTGATCATCACTCCTGTCACACAGTGA